The Chryseolinea soli nucleotide sequence AAAGACTATGCCATCGTGCTTTGCGATACGATGGTGAAGCACTCGCTGGCCAACTCGGCCTATAACACGCGACGCGCCGAGTGCGAAAAAGGCGTGTCGATCCTGAAGGCCCACTACCCGACCATCCAAAGCCTGCGCGATGTTACCCTGGAGATGATCGAGGCCCACCGCGAAGAATTTTCCCCAAAAGAATATGACCGCTGCACCTATGTGGTCGCCGAAAACCAACGTGTGCTGCTCGCCGCAGACGACCTGGCCAAGGGCAACCTGGCTTCCTTCGGCCAGCGCATGTATGAAACCCACGACGGACTTTCGCGCCTTTATGAAGTGAGCTGTCTCGAGCTGGATTTCCTGGTGGATGAGGCCAAAAAATTTGGCGGTGTGATCGGGGCCCGCATGATGGGTGGCGGATTTGGTGGCTGCACGATCAACCTCGTGCAAAAGAGCCGCGTCAATGAATTTATCGAAACGCTCAGCAGCGCCTATCGCAAGAATATTCACCGCGACATGCATGCCTACGTGGTGGCCTTGAAAGACGGCACCAGCGTTATTCCCGCCATTGCCAAACCTTCCTTACTTTAACTTTCCGTATGGCTTTTGATGTTTCAGAACATTCTCATCGCAGATACAATCCGTTGACGGGCGAATGGGTGCAGGTGTCGCCACACCGCTCCAAACGCCCCTGGCAGGGACAGCAGGAAAAGACCGAGGGCGAAAGCATCCCGCCCTATGACCCCACGTGCTACCTGTGTCCCGGCAACAAGCGCTCCAACGGCGAACACAACCCGACCTATACCGGCCCGTTTGCGTTCACCAACGACTTTAGCGCCATCGTGGAAGACGTCCCGGAGGGCACGATCGACGATGGCTTGTTCCAGGCAAAAACCGAAAAAGGAATTTGCCGGGTGATCTGCTTTTCGCCGCGGCACGACCTCACCATTCCCGAAATGGAAGTGGACCACATCGCGGCCGTGGTGCGGCTGTGGCAAGACGAATATGCGACGCTGGGCAGCAAACCTTTTGTGAACCATGTGCAGATCTTCGAGAACAAAGGGACCGTGATGGGATGCTCCAACCCACACCCGCACGGGCAGATCTGGAGTCAGGCCTCGGTGCCGGTGGAGCCCTCGAAAAAGCAGCAGCACCAGGCGGCTTATTTTGAACAGCACGGCCGGACCCTGTTGAGCGACTACCTGCAGCAGGAGCAGCGCGCCGCGCAACGCATCGTTTTTGAAAACGACCATTTTGTGGCGCTCGTGCCGTTCTGGGCCACCTGGCCATTCGAGACCATGATCGTTCCCAAACGCGCCATGGCCGCCATCACGGAAATGACGCCGGCCGAAACCAACGCATTTGCCGACGCCTATAAGCGCCTGACCACGCGCTACGATAATC carries:
- a CDS encoding UDP-glucose--hexose-1-phosphate uridylyltransferase, coding for MAFDVSEHSHRRYNPLTGEWVQVSPHRSKRPWQGQQEKTEGESIPPYDPTCYLCPGNKRSNGEHNPTYTGPFAFTNDFSAIVEDVPEGTIDDGLFQAKTEKGICRVICFSPRHDLTIPEMEVDHIAAVVRLWQDEYATLGSKPFVNHVQIFENKGTVMGCSNPHPHGQIWSQASVPVEPSKKQQHQAAYFEQHGRTLLSDYLQQEQRAAQRIVFENDHFVALVPFWATWPFETMIVPKRAMAAITEMTPAETNAFADAYKRLTTRYDNLFSVSFPYSAGIHQAPTDGKAHPEWHWHMVFYPPLLRSATVKKFMVGYEMLANPQRDITPESSAERLRSLSEVHYKKGKY